The Mycobacterium seoulense genome has a window encoding:
- a CDS encoding enoyl-CoA hydratase/isomerase family protein has translation MSQGADAAGAEGSVTAHRDGAVLRVTLDRPSRRNSLSQAMIEALVDALTDAATDDSLRAVHIRGGDDFCAGVDWVAANDRQRPRAGDLVRRIPHAAHRVIELVASIQLPVLCSVRGWAAGFGCNLALAADFTLAATDAVFWEPFVERGFSPDSGATWLLPRLVGLARARRMLLLGEKVNAPDAADWGLIHQAVSPADLDDAAEELLERLASGPTAAIGLAKQALSFGQHATLSQSMTQELFNLELACRTADFKEGLDAFRQRRAAKFQGR, from the coding sequence GTGAGTCAGGGGGCCGATGCGGCCGGTGCCGAAGGTTCGGTGACAGCGCACCGCGACGGTGCGGTGTTGCGGGTGACACTCGACCGCCCGTCCCGGCGTAACTCGTTGAGCCAGGCGATGATTGAGGCGCTGGTCGACGCGTTGACCGATGCCGCCACCGACGATTCGCTACGGGCCGTGCACATCCGGGGCGGCGATGACTTCTGCGCCGGAGTCGACTGGGTCGCCGCCAACGACAGGCAGCGCCCCCGCGCCGGTGATCTGGTCCGGCGGATCCCCCATGCCGCTCACCGCGTGATCGAGCTCGTCGCGAGCATCCAACTCCCCGTGCTCTGCAGCGTGCGAGGATGGGCCGCGGGCTTCGGCTGCAACCTCGCGCTGGCAGCCGACTTCACCCTCGCCGCTACCGACGCCGTGTTCTGGGAGCCCTTCGTGGAGCGGGGCTTCAGCCCCGATTCGGGAGCCACCTGGCTGCTGCCCCGGCTGGTCGGCCTGGCGCGGGCCAGGCGAATGCTGCTGCTGGGCGAGAAGGTCAACGCGCCGGATGCGGCCGACTGGGGATTGATCCACCAGGCCGTGAGCCCCGCTGACCTTGACGACGCCGCCGAGGAGTTGCTCGAGCGGCTCGCGTCCGGGCCGACGGCGGCGATCGGCCTGGCCAAGCAGGCACTGAGCTTCGGCCAGCACGCGACCCTGAGCCAATCCATGACCCAGGAGCTGTTCAATCTCGAACTAGCCTGCCGAACAGCAGATTTCAAGGAAGGCCTGGACGCCTTCCGGCAGCGACGCGCGGCGAAATTTCAGGGCCGATGA
- a CDS encoding acyl-CoA dehydrogenase family protein — MTKLAQTLGLTEFQTEIIATVRQFVEKEVIPNAAELERGDTYPQDIVDRMRDMGLFGLMIPQEYGGLGESLLTYALCVEELARGWMSVSGVLNTHFIVAYMLRQHGTDQQKQRFLPRMATGESRGAFSMSEPELGSDVAAIRTRAVRNPDGDYTINGQKMWLTNGATSTVVAVLVRTDEGADKPHRNLTAFLVEKPVGFGEVVPGLQIPGKIDKLGYKGIETTEMIFDGYRASADDILGGTSGQGFFQMMDGIEVGRVNVSARACGVGIRAFELAVRYAQQRHTFGKPIAEHQAIAFQLAEMATKVEAAHLMMVNAARLKDSGERNDVAAGMAKYLCSEYCTEVTQQSFRIHGGYGYSKEYEIERLMRDAPFLLIGEGTSEIQKNIISKRLLAEYQV, encoded by the coding sequence ATGACCAAACTCGCCCAGACCCTCGGGTTGACCGAATTCCAGACCGAGATCATCGCCACCGTACGGCAATTCGTCGAGAAGGAAGTCATCCCGAACGCCGCGGAGCTGGAACGCGGCGACACCTACCCGCAGGACATCGTCGACCGGATGCGCGACATGGGCCTGTTCGGGCTGATGATTCCCCAGGAGTACGGCGGCCTGGGAGAGTCGCTTTTGACGTACGCGCTGTGCGTCGAGGAGTTGGCGCGCGGGTGGATGAGCGTGTCCGGGGTGCTCAACACCCACTTCATCGTGGCCTACATGCTGCGCCAGCACGGCACCGATCAGCAGAAGCAGCGGTTCCTGCCGCGGATGGCGACCGGCGAGTCGCGCGGCGCGTTTTCGATGTCGGAGCCGGAGCTGGGTTCCGACGTCGCCGCGATCCGTACTCGGGCGGTGCGCAATCCCGACGGCGACTACACCATCAACGGCCAGAAGATGTGGCTGACCAACGGCGCCACCTCTACGGTGGTGGCGGTTCTGGTGCGCACGGACGAAGGCGCCGACAAGCCGCACCGGAACCTGACCGCGTTCCTGGTCGAAAAGCCGGTCGGCTTCGGCGAAGTCGTTCCCGGGCTACAAATTCCGGGCAAGATCGACAAGCTGGGCTACAAGGGCATCGAAACGACGGAGATGATTTTCGACGGCTACCGGGCCAGCGCCGACGACATCCTCGGCGGCACGTCCGGACAGGGCTTCTTCCAGATGATGGACGGCATCGAGGTCGGCCGGGTCAACGTTTCGGCCCGGGCATGCGGCGTCGGCATCCGCGCCTTCGAGCTCGCGGTCCGCTACGCCCAACAGCGCCACACCTTTGGCAAGCCCATCGCGGAGCACCAGGCCATCGCCTTCCAGCTGGCCGAGATGGCCACCAAAGTCGAAGCGGCGCACCTGATGATGGTCAATGCGGCCAGGCTGAAGGACTCGGGGGAGCGCAACGACGTCGCCGCCGGGATGGCCAAATACCTGTGCAGTGAATACTGCACCGAGGTCACCCAGCAGAGTTTCCGGATCCACGGGGGCTACGGCTATTCGAAGGAATACGAGATCGAGCGGCTGATGCGCGACGCGCCGTTCCTGCTCATCGGCGAGGGCACGAGCGAAATTCAGAAGAACATCATCAGCAAGCGACTGCTCGCCGAGTACCAGGTGTAG
- a CDS encoding enoyl-CoA hydratase/isomerase family protein, protein MPTDSFDTINYDVDGHTATITLNRPDALNALSPHMITELRAAYDEAENDDKVWLTIVTGTGRAFCTGADVKAIPEDGKVVYERPYLSTYDQWEAPQEGTPPFRSAAKPVLAAVNGLCCGAGMDWVTTSDIVIASEQATFFDPHVSIGLVAGREMVRVSRVLPRSIALRMALMGKHERMSAQRAYELGLISEIVEHDRLLERAHEIADIVNSNAPLAVRGTRLAIIKGLNVPLHEAEIMAETFRERVLRTDDAAEGPKAFVEKRKPDWQCR, encoded by the coding sequence ATGCCTACTGACTCGTTCGACACCATCAACTACGACGTCGACGGGCATACCGCCACTATCACGCTGAACCGGCCGGACGCCCTCAACGCGCTCAGCCCGCACATGATCACCGAATTGCGGGCCGCGTACGACGAGGCCGAGAACGACGACAAGGTCTGGCTGACCATCGTGACCGGCACCGGTCGCGCGTTCTGCACGGGGGCCGACGTCAAGGCCATCCCCGAAGACGGCAAGGTCGTCTACGAACGCCCGTACCTGTCGACCTACGACCAATGGGAGGCGCCGCAGGAGGGCACTCCCCCCTTTCGCTCGGCCGCCAAGCCGGTGCTCGCCGCGGTCAACGGGTTGTGCTGCGGCGCCGGCATGGACTGGGTCACCACATCGGACATCGTGATCGCCTCGGAGCAAGCGACTTTCTTCGACCCGCATGTGAGCATCGGGCTGGTGGCCGGCCGCGAGATGGTGCGGGTGTCGCGCGTACTGCCCCGCTCCATTGCCCTGCGGATGGCGTTGATGGGAAAGCACGAGCGGATGAGCGCACAACGCGCCTACGAACTCGGGTTGATCAGTGAAATCGTCGAGCACGACCGGCTTCTCGAGCGGGCGCACGAGATCGCCGACATCGTCAACTCCAATGCGCCGCTGGCGGTTCGGGGGACTCGGCTGGCCATCATCAAGGGTCTCAATGTGCCGTTGCACGAAGCCGAGATCATGGCCGAAACGTTCCGCGAGCGCGTATTGCGCACCGATGACGCGGCCGAAGGACCCAAGGCCTTCGTGGAGAAACGCAAGCCCGATTGGCAATGTCGATGA
- a CDS encoding class I adenylate-forming enzyme family protein: MRGDPATVAGVLARQANSRGDHPLLVCDGGRIGYGEAEARSAALARGLIAVGAGKGTHVGLLYPNGPEFVVAMLAAARIGAVVVPFSTFATARELREQLLDSDVEILLSAASFRTHDYARRLAGLLSDPDFESDGRVLSPAVPQLRHVGIDYPADAVGHVRGIDRLYRLADTVTPELLAATEGDVQGCDPLAIVYTSGSTSAPKGVVHTHAALLGHQRNLNKIRGLTAGDKLFCNSPFFWIGGLAFGLLATLVAGSTLVCSNAGDAGVTLDLLEAERPTVTNGFSAGIAHLAEHPSFPRRDLSSMRRGNLYPIMAPEVRPADPELRHNMLGMTEAGSVVLISGDETDQPAHRRGSFGKPAPGFDIKVIDIETGEQVCVGEVGELCIRGPYVMQRYYGRSREECFDADGWFHSGDLVHTDADGFFYYVGRLNTMIKTAGANVSADEVERAIARVTGGLTAHVVGVPDARRGQLVAAVVVVPEGAAFDEAALRDRLKAELSAYKIPRRFVTVSRSQLPLLSSGKVDTQRLRKLLDG; the protein is encoded by the coding sequence ATGCGCGGTGACCCCGCCACGGTCGCCGGGGTCCTGGCACGCCAGGCCAACTCGCGCGGAGACCATCCATTGCTCGTCTGCGACGGCGGCCGCATCGGTTATGGCGAAGCCGAGGCCCGCTCCGCCGCGCTCGCCCGCGGGCTGATCGCGGTCGGTGCGGGCAAGGGCACCCATGTGGGCCTGCTCTACCCCAACGGTCCGGAGTTCGTCGTAGCGATGCTGGCGGCGGCGCGCATCGGCGCCGTGGTGGTCCCCTTCTCCACGTTCGCCACGGCCCGTGAGCTGCGCGAGCAGCTGCTCGACAGTGACGTCGAAATACTGTTGAGCGCAGCATCTTTCCGCACCCACGACTATGCGCGGCGGCTGGCCGGGCTCCTGTCCGATCCAGACTTCGAATCGGACGGCCGCGTGTTGTCGCCGGCGGTGCCGCAGCTGAGGCACGTCGGCATCGACTACCCCGCCGATGCGGTTGGGCACGTGCGCGGCATCGACCGGCTCTACCGGCTGGCCGATACCGTGACGCCCGAGCTGCTGGCGGCGACCGAAGGGGATGTCCAGGGCTGCGATCCGCTGGCCATCGTCTACACGTCGGGTTCCACCAGCGCCCCAAAGGGCGTCGTGCACACCCACGCGGCGCTGCTCGGACATCAGCGGAATCTCAACAAGATCCGCGGTTTGACGGCCGGCGACAAACTGTTCTGCAATTCGCCGTTCTTCTGGATCGGCGGTCTGGCGTTCGGACTGCTGGCCACCTTGGTCGCCGGGTCGACGCTGGTGTGCTCAAATGCCGGCGATGCCGGTGTGACGCTCGACCTGCTGGAGGCCGAAAGGCCCACGGTCACCAACGGTTTCAGCGCCGGGATCGCTCATCTGGCCGAGCATCCGAGCTTCCCGCGCCGGGATTTGTCATCGATGCGGCGGGGCAACCTGTACCCGATTATGGCCCCCGAAGTACGACCGGCGGATCCGGAGCTGCGGCACAACATGCTGGGCATGACCGAAGCGGGCAGCGTCGTGCTGATCAGCGGCGACGAAACCGATCAGCCCGCCCACCGGCGCGGGTCGTTCGGCAAGCCGGCACCCGGCTTCGACATCAAGGTCATCGACATCGAAACCGGAGAGCAGGTTTGCGTCGGCGAGGTCGGTGAACTGTGCATCCGCGGACCCTATGTGATGCAGCGCTACTACGGACGTAGCCGCGAGGAGTGCTTCGATGCAGACGGCTGGTTCCACAGCGGCGATTTGGTGCACACCGACGCCGACGGGTTCTTCTACTACGTCGGTCGGCTCAACACGATGATCAAGACGGCGGGCGCCAACGTCTCGGCGGATGAGGTCGAACGCGCGATCGCCAGGGTGACCGGCGGATTGACGGCCCACGTCGTGGGAGTCCCCGATGCCCGGCGCGGACAGCTGGTCGCGGCGGTCGTGGTGGTGCCGGAAGGCGCCGCCTTCGACGAGGCGGCGCTGCGCGACCGGCTGAAGGCCGAACTGTCGGCCTACAAGATCCCCCGGCGCTTTGTCACGGTGTCACGCTCCCAACTCCCGTTGCTCTCCAGCGGCAAAGTCGACACACAACGTCTGAGGAAACTCCTCGATGGTTGA
- a CDS encoding hotdog family protein has translation MALQEGRAEGRAEPGSARAADARFGERPLAQTMAAAAAMRRMSSLLLALEHPHPTVDAMVEKFAEWERELAAAAPADTSPRIGDAPDDPRRVYLDHATDIGAYNPCFPEYRFDDLDADKATGRVNFPLVYEGPPGLVHGGFLGVFFDCVIQHHNCVTGLSGKTRSLVVTFRRPTPLLTELRFDIARSQIERGIASTARLLLDDEVLCTGEVNTLASPPQELAAFQFGRRREESDT, from the coding sequence ATGGCCTTGCAGGAGGGGCGGGCCGAGGGACGGGCCGAACCCGGGTCCGCGCGCGCCGCCGACGCCAGATTCGGCGAGCGGCCCCTCGCCCAGACCATGGCGGCCGCGGCCGCGATGCGGCGGATGAGTTCACTGCTGCTGGCACTCGAACATCCCCATCCCACGGTCGACGCCATGGTGGAGAAGTTCGCCGAGTGGGAGCGCGAGCTGGCCGCCGCGGCGCCGGCGGACACCTCACCGCGAATCGGCGATGCCCCCGACGATCCCCGGCGCGTCTATCTCGACCACGCGACCGACATCGGCGCCTACAACCCGTGTTTTCCCGAGTACCGGTTCGATGACCTCGACGCCGACAAGGCGACCGGGCGAGTCAACTTCCCGCTGGTCTACGAGGGTCCTCCGGGATTGGTGCACGGCGGCTTTCTGGGCGTCTTCTTCGACTGCGTGATCCAGCACCACAATTGCGTCACGGGCCTTTCCGGCAAGACGCGGTCGCTGGTCGTGACGTTCCGCCGACCGACGCCATTGCTGACCGAGCTGCGGTTCGACATCGCCCGCTCACAGATCGAACGCGGGATCGCGTCGACCGCCCGACTGCTGCTCGACGACGAAGTGCTCTGCACCGGCGAGGTGAACACCTTGGCGTCACCGCCGCAAGAGCTGGCCGCGTTTCAATTCGGCAGGCGGCGAGAGGAGTCCGATACATGA
- a CDS encoding enoyl-CoA hydratase/isomerase family protein, whose protein sequence is MSMTFETILLEVDATDRVATITLNRPAQLNAFNRTMCEEMARAWRAVKLDDSVNAVVLRAAGDRAFSAGLDVKTPYGQPENIWNHEDPGESLSPKWQKMWKPVVCAVRGMCTAGAFYFINESDVVICSEDATFFDSHVSAGLVCALEPIGLMRRIGLGETLRIALMGNDERVSADTALRIGLVSEVVPAERLWDHAHEIAATIAAKPPTATQGTVKAIWESLDKPYRAAMEQGLIYTRLGNPLGTAELAAQRNSGGEGTARTPKRR, encoded by the coding sequence ATGTCGATGACGTTCGAGACCATCCTGCTCGAGGTCGACGCGACCGACCGGGTCGCGACCATCACCCTGAACCGGCCCGCACAGCTGAACGCGTTCAACCGCACCATGTGTGAGGAGATGGCCCGAGCCTGGCGCGCGGTCAAACTCGACGATTCGGTCAACGCGGTGGTGCTGCGGGCGGCCGGCGACCGAGCGTTCAGCGCCGGTCTCGACGTGAAGACGCCGTACGGGCAGCCCGAAAACATCTGGAATCACGAGGATCCCGGTGAGTCACTCAGCCCCAAGTGGCAGAAGATGTGGAAGCCTGTCGTGTGCGCTGTTCGGGGCATGTGCACCGCGGGCGCGTTCTACTTCATCAATGAATCCGACGTCGTCATCTGCTCGGAGGACGCCACGTTTTTCGACTCGCACGTGTCGGCCGGCCTGGTCTGCGCGCTGGAGCCGATCGGCCTGATGAGGCGCATCGGTCTCGGCGAGACGCTGCGCATCGCGCTGATGGGCAACGACGAGCGGGTAAGCGCCGACACCGCGTTACGGATCGGGTTGGTGTCGGAAGTGGTCCCCGCCGAGCGACTCTGGGACCACGCGCACGAGATTGCGGCGACGATCGCCGCGAAGCCGCCGACCGCGACGCAGGGCACGGTGAAGGCGATCTGGGAGTCGCTCGACAAACCCTACCGCGCGGCCATGGAGCAGGGGCTGATCTATACCCGGCTGGGCAACCCGCTCGGCACGGCCGAACTTGCCGCCCAGAGGAATTCCGGTGGCGAAGGCACCGCGCGCACTCCGAAGAGGCGCTGA
- a CDS encoding GntR family transcriptional regulator, protein MTVPDFAARPQLSDDVAGLIRQRIFDGTYVAGSYVRLDQLAAELGISVTPVREALFALRAEGLIAQQPRRGFMVLPVTGRDVTDVANVQAHVGGELAARAAINITDDQLRELKQIQAELEDAYAGDDDERTVRLNHQFHRAINVAADSPKLAQLMSQITRYAPESVFPAIQGWPEQSMRDHRRILSALKKRDGELARAAMSQHLAAGAVPLIDHLTARGVVVGKDPAPG, encoded by the coding sequence ATGACGGTTCCGGATTTCGCCGCGCGACCGCAACTGTCCGACGACGTCGCGGGCCTTATCCGCCAGCGGATCTTCGATGGCACCTACGTCGCGGGGTCCTACGTCCGCCTGGACCAATTGGCCGCCGAGCTGGGGATCAGCGTGACGCCGGTGCGGGAAGCGCTCTTTGCGCTGCGCGCGGAGGGGTTGATCGCCCAACAGCCGCGCCGGGGTTTCATGGTGTTGCCGGTAACCGGTCGCGATGTCACCGACGTCGCGAACGTTCAGGCGCACGTCGGTGGCGAGCTCGCGGCGCGGGCAGCCATCAACATCACCGATGACCAACTGCGCGAACTCAAACAGATCCAGGCGGAACTCGAAGATGCTTACGCCGGGGACGACGACGAGCGCACGGTGCGTCTCAATCACCAATTCCACCGGGCCATCAACGTCGCCGCGGACTCTCCGAAACTCGCCCAGTTGATGTCGCAGATCACCCGCTACGCACCCGAATCGGTGTTTCCCGCCATCCAAGGCTGGCCCGAACAGTCGATGAGGGACCACCGCCGGATCTTGTCCGCGCTGAAGAAGCGCGACGGGGAGCTCGCCCGCGCGGCGATGTCGCAACACCTTGCCGCGGGCGCCGTCCCGTTGATCGATCACCTCACCGCGCGCGGCGTCGTCGTCGGGAAGGACCCGGCGCCGGGCTGA
- a CDS encoding class I adenylate-forming enzyme family protein produces MPPHPLSQRIAGVLDLQPDANAIEYAGQWISWARVSALAQRIAGLTAGTQAGMLLRNRPGHVAAFLGVLLGGGTVVVINPSRGDERTRADVAGLRLPLIIGEDADLAALVPATTATMAVEISGPLDDPRPGCATIPPAPQADPRPGVAVRMLTSGTTGTPKRIDLGYDMLARSVMGVDADRAPAPTELRRGVAIVNSPLVHIGGVFRVLQCVAEARPFALLERFELNAWTEAVRRHRPRTVSLVPAALRTVLHSDVPKADLQSIRAVTCGTAPLTAEDADAFTAKYGIPVLTSYAATEFGGGVAGWTLPDYQRYWAAKRGSVGRANPGARLRVVGDDGSPLGPDQVGLLEVKPGQLGPAAPWMRTTDMARIDADGFVWIVGRADQAIIRGGFKVMPDDIRTALESHRAVAGAAVVGRSDPRLGATPVAMVELREPGSTESDALVEYLRTRLARYEIPTEIAIVDAIPRTPSGKADLGAVRRFFGAAHSDHAR; encoded by the coding sequence ATGCCTCCGCATCCGCTGAGCCAACGCATCGCCGGTGTCCTCGATCTGCAGCCGGACGCGAACGCCATCGAGTATGCGGGCCAATGGATCTCCTGGGCTCGCGTCAGCGCGCTCGCGCAGCGCATCGCCGGCCTCACCGCAGGTACCCAAGCAGGGATGCTGCTGCGCAACCGCCCCGGCCACGTGGCGGCCTTCCTCGGCGTGTTGCTGGGCGGCGGCACCGTCGTCGTCATCAACCCGTCTCGCGGTGACGAGCGCACCCGGGCGGACGTCGCCGGGCTGCGGCTCCCGCTGATCATCGGGGAGGACGCCGATCTGGCGGCACTCGTGCCCGCGACGACGGCGACCATGGCGGTCGAGATCTCGGGTCCCCTGGACGATCCCCGCCCGGGCTGCGCGACGATTCCCCCCGCGCCGCAGGCCGACCCGCGGCCCGGCGTGGCGGTACGCATGCTGACCAGCGGCACCACGGGAACGCCCAAACGAATCGACCTCGGCTACGACATGCTCGCGCGCAGTGTGATGGGCGTCGACGCCGACCGTGCCCCGGCTCCCACGGAGCTGCGGCGCGGAGTCGCGATCGTCAACTCGCCGCTGGTGCACATCGGCGGCGTGTTCCGCGTGCTGCAATGCGTCGCCGAGGCAAGGCCGTTCGCGCTCCTCGAGCGATTCGAACTGAACGCATGGACGGAGGCGGTGCGCAGGCACCGGCCGCGAACCGTATCGCTGGTACCCGCGGCACTGCGGACGGTGTTGCACTCCGACGTGCCGAAGGCCGATCTGCAGAGCATCCGCGCGGTCACCTGCGGTACGGCCCCCCTGACGGCCGAGGACGCCGACGCCTTCACCGCAAAGTACGGCATTCCCGTCCTGACCTCCTACGCGGCAACGGAGTTCGGTGGCGGTGTGGCGGGCTGGACACTGCCCGACTACCAACGATATTGGGCCGCCAAACGGGGCAGCGTCGGCCGCGCCAACCCCGGTGCGCGGCTGCGGGTGGTCGGCGACGATGGCTCGCCGCTCGGCCCCGACCAGGTCGGCCTGCTCGAAGTCAAGCCGGGCCAGCTGGGGCCGGCGGCTCCGTGGATGCGGACCACGGACATGGCGCGCATCGACGCGGACGGCTTCGTCTGGATCGTCGGGCGGGCCGACCAGGCGATCATCCGCGGCGGGTTCAAGGTGATGCCCGACGACATCCGCACCGCCCTGGAAAGCCACCGGGCGGTGGCCGGCGCGGCGGTGGTCGGTCGCTCCGACCCGCGCCTCGGCGCGACGCCGGTCGCCATGGTGGAACTGCGCGAGCCAGGCTCCACCGAATCCGACGCACTGGTGGAATATCTGCGAACGCGGCTGGCGCGCTATGAGATTCCGACCGAGATCGCGATCGTCGACGCCATCCCCCGGACACCGTCGGGCAAGGCCGATCTGGGCGCGGTCCGGCGCTTCTTCGGCGCAGCCCACAGCGACCATGCGCGGTGA
- a CDS encoding class I adenylate-forming enzyme family protein, producing MVDSTASGTIDELVRSRAAGYGDKPMVIDPTSRTSYRQLDAVTRDLAAVFVEAGVGKGTRVGLIMPNGARWVEVAVALTRVGAVLVPLSTLLAARELAAQLRAAAVQFLVSVEEFRGHRYLDDLPPRTELPALRQVWTAERLAAATAGDRARRLVDAMTGTVRAADPLVIMFTSGSSGPPKGVMHSHGSALGAVRSGLAARCITADTRLYLPMPFFWVGGFGSGILSTLLAGATLVTEEIPRPETTLRLLETERVTLFRGWPDQAETLARHAAAAGADLSALHPGSLQGLLPPDRRAQPGARATLFGMTEAFGPYCGYPADTDMPETAWGSCGKPFGGMEVRIVDPGGGEPVPAGSVGMIEIRGPHTLRGICGRSREEVFTADGFYPTGDLGHLDGDGFLFYHGRSDDMFKVSGATVYPGEVERALRTIDGVRSAFVTDVPGTAGQRVGAAVVCDAAVSAETLTRCARKLLSAFKVPTAWLLLDSDDEVPRGGAGKVDTARLREMLRAANQT from the coding sequence ATGGTTGACTCGACGGCCAGCGGCACCATCGACGAGCTCGTGCGTTCCCGCGCCGCGGGCTATGGGGACAAGCCGATGGTGATCGACCCGACGTCGCGAACCAGTTACCGCCAACTCGACGCCGTGACAAGGGATCTCGCCGCGGTGTTCGTCGAAGCCGGTGTCGGTAAGGGCACCCGTGTCGGCCTGATCATGCCCAACGGCGCCCGCTGGGTCGAGGTGGCCGTCGCCCTGACCCGCGTGGGCGCCGTGCTGGTTCCGCTGAGCACCCTGCTGGCGGCGCGGGAGCTGGCGGCGCAACTGCGGGCCGCCGCGGTGCAATTCCTGGTCAGCGTCGAGGAATTCCGGGGGCACCGTTACCTCGACGACCTCCCGCCCCGGACCGAGCTCCCCGCGTTGCGCCAGGTCTGGACGGCCGAGCGGCTGGCCGCCGCGACGGCCGGGGATCGGGCCCGCCGACTCGTCGACGCCATGACGGGGACGGTGAGGGCCGCCGACCCGTTGGTGATCATGTTCACCTCCGGCAGCAGCGGGCCGCCCAAGGGAGTCATGCATTCGCACGGCAGCGCGCTGGGCGCCGTGCGGTCGGGCCTGGCGGCGCGTTGCATCACCGCCGACACCCGACTGTATCTACCGATGCCGTTCTTCTGGGTCGGCGGCTTCGGTAGCGGAATACTGTCCACGCTGTTGGCCGGCGCCACCCTGGTGACCGAGGAGATACCCCGGCCCGAGACGACGCTGCGGCTGCTGGAAACCGAACGGGTGACGCTGTTTCGCGGTTGGCCGGACCAGGCCGAGACGCTGGCGCGGCACGCGGCCGCGGCCGGTGCCGACCTGTCGGCACTGCACCCGGGGAGCCTGCAGGGCCTGCTCCCGCCCGACCGGCGGGCCCAGCCCGGCGCCCGCGCCACGCTGTTCGGCATGACGGAGGCGTTCGGGCCCTACTGCGGCTACCCCGCCGACACCGACATGCCCGAGACCGCGTGGGGCAGCTGTGGGAAGCCGTTCGGCGGCATGGAAGTGCGCATCGTCGATCCCGGCGGCGGCGAACCTGTCCCGGCCGGATCCGTGGGCATGATCGAGATTCGGGGACCGCACACGCTGCGCGGCATCTGCGGTCGCAGCCGGGAAGAGGTTTTCACCGCCGACGGCTTCTACCCCACCGGCGACCTGGGCCACCTCGACGGGGACGGGTTCCTGTTCTACCACGGGCGCTCTGACGACATGTTCAAGGTCAGCGGCGCCACCGTCTATCCCGGCGAGGTCGAACGGGCGCTGCGCACCATCGATGGCGTCCGCAGCGCCTTCGTCACCGACGTGCCGGGAACGGCGGGTCAGCGGGTGGGCGCGGCGGTGGTGTGTGACGCCGCCGTGTCCGCCGAGACGCTGACACGGTGCGCGCGAAAGCTGCTGAGTGCGTTCAAGGTACCGACGGCGTGGCTGCTGCTGGATTCCGACGACGAGGTCCCGCGGGGTGGCGCCGGCAAGGTCGATACCGCCCGGCTGCGGGAGATGTTGCGCGCCGCGAATCAGACTTAG